Proteins from one Salvelinus namaycush isolate Seneca chromosome 34, SaNama_1.0, whole genome shotgun sequence genomic window:
- the LOC120028269 gene encoding lens fiber membrane intrinsic protein-like has translation MYSFMGGGLFCAGVGNILLIISTATDYWMQYRQSNNYMHQGLWRYCMPGKCMTHTDSIAYWDATRAFMILSLLACFIGIVIGVMAFIRSSSFSGFDKTFAAGILFFISCFFVLLAMAVYTGVTVNYYGKRYGNWRFSWSYIMGWVAVVLTFFSGIFYMCAYRMHECPRNSNSR, from the exons ATGTACAGCTTCATGGGCGGTGGGTTGTTCTGCGCTGGAGTCGGGAACATACTCCTTATTATCTCCACAGCAACCGATTACTGGATGCAGTATCGTCAATCTAACAACTACATGCATCAGGGCCTGTGGCGCTACTGTATGCCAGGGAAATGCATGACACATACAGATAGCATTG CGTACTGGGATGCCACCCGTGCCTTCATGATCCTCTCCCTGCTGGCCTGCTTCATTGGCATCGTGATCGGCGTCATGGCTTTCATACGCTCCTCCTCCTTCAGTGGGTTTGACAAGACGTTTGCTGCCGgcatcctcttcttcatctcct GTTTCTTTGTACTGCTGGCGATGGCTGTGTACACTGGGGTGACGGTGAACTACTACGGGAAACGATATGGGAACTGGCGCTTCTCCTGGTCCTACATCATGGGTTGGGTGGCCGTGGTCCTCACTTTCTTCTCAG GTATCTTCTACATGTGTGCCTACAGGATGCATGAATGCCCGAGAAACTCCAACTCCCGCTGA